A window of Leptospira brenneri contains these coding sequences:
- a CDS encoding LPS-assembly protein LptD produces MEILAQDINGLKLLFPEAQGPVKNSQEEERKQTAAQVQRGLVRKSVDSMSDREVEDNLRNLGLNPSGTIYTKRDRLREALVPEEEQVLTPESLLSSQPKKDPPIQIQNAAEGQLLNIDKTKGGVLVLRGKVRLKIRSGELVADSVSIDATRQEIYAEGGVEYKDGNAKVNGDRMIYDLKINQGVVYNSKLSMFPSHFIGQKLKRLDEKRYLLEMGYFTACNAELPHESFQAKKILVHDDRSVVAYDVSYKVGGTTLFRFPVLYNSESGNGVTTQIGKNNTQGWFWQNSYQWSDSYPNSIFLANGYKFRFDMYEKTGQAAQLEMWKLSPFLNYNINLGYANYKNNVITPVYEDRFKDYGVGSVATTNNVDKGEMFPNTGLPYRNTGVNYDPWWKTDIRLNAKFNDFAKDYTRNVQLQYENYSNRQFDYEFGNRYQPSNSLQSLYSYRDVRFGLIRNLLNWNLSYTENRGDLSVGFSMSRTLVYQIQANQYFAAQDTLPAVTIRNSSNIGLIPGTNSPVYWDLLFQTNINRIYGVPQQRTNPTTGVVDPRSQYQDFVLRSQTNVIGETGFRSPIAMGAYMSFTPSVYMGATKQTVEYPGSGNELNSPDRDVNKAYATMLKQQSYQYVRQAHTVRMGIPEIFLSTTYRRLDADKAEAKDPILGNLRQHEAEFALESYALNDWDVSIRTIRDLRNFSSAYNPGLTNMQRWYYTVVRIGGFFDFVDGFTTRRPSLLERKRNFYSGVFINNDYVHHTPQNRSLSNNLTVSYKMGGFSWPVIRAFRSLEIGSTWYHVYKDSYLDSYRFFFKTDVKVTRYAGLELEVDSRVTEPWRLTALAQGQFYAMNTSPELYTSQTGTNYDQTTIWEDLAAGTGAQGQTARQKTVFNINRFMMTLKLDLHNWEYRLGYSMNLRALPGGLTMNNQLTFYDQSVYFSVNLTNFSFGDSASAQATRVRLYRFRKRPLDGTSTDLTE; encoded by the coding sequence ATGGAAATTCTGGCGCAGGATATCAATGGGCTGAAACTTCTATTTCCAGAGGCCCAAGGACCTGTAAAAAATTCACAAGAAGAAGAAAGAAAACAAACCGCCGCTCAAGTGCAGAGGGGACTCGTTCGAAAGTCAGTGGATTCTATGTCAGATCGTGAAGTAGAAGATAACCTTCGCAATTTAGGACTGAATCCATCGGGCACCATTTATACAAAAAGAGATCGGCTAAGAGAAGCTCTCGTTCCAGAAGAAGAGCAAGTGCTAACGCCGGAGTCATTACTTAGTTCACAACCTAAAAAAGATCCTCCCATCCAAATCCAAAATGCTGCCGAGGGCCAACTATTAAATATCGATAAAACCAAAGGTGGAGTTCTCGTACTTCGAGGTAAAGTTCGGTTAAAAATCAGATCAGGAGAACTGGTAGCAGATTCGGTTTCTATCGACGCAACTAGACAAGAAATCTATGCCGAAGGAGGCGTAGAGTATAAAGACGGGAATGCTAAAGTTAATGGCGACCGGATGATCTATGATTTAAAAATTAATCAAGGTGTTGTTTATAATTCTAAATTGAGTATGTTCCCATCTCACTTTATAGGCCAAAAGCTAAAACGTTTGGATGAAAAACGTTACCTTTTGGAAATGGGATACTTTACTGCTTGTAATGCGGAACTTCCTCACGAATCCTTTCAGGCAAAAAAGATACTTGTACATGATGATCGTTCCGTTGTAGCTTACGATGTTTCTTATAAAGTAGGGGGAACCACATTATTTAGGTTCCCTGTTTTATACAATTCCGAATCAGGAAATGGAGTGACCACTCAAATAGGTAAAAACAATACACAAGGTTGGTTTTGGCAAAACTCATACCAGTGGTCAGATTCCTATCCAAATAGTATCTTCCTGGCAAATGGTTATAAATTCAGATTCGATATGTATGAAAAGACCGGACAAGCCGCGCAGTTGGAGATGTGGAAACTTTCTCCTTTTTTAAATTATAATATCAATCTCGGTTATGCAAATTATAAAAACAATGTTATTACTCCGGTATATGAAGATCGTTTTAAAGACTATGGAGTTGGAAGTGTAGCAACAACAAACAATGTAGATAAAGGGGAAATGTTTCCGAATACAGGATTGCCGTATCGCAATACAGGTGTTAACTACGATCCATGGTGGAAAACTGACATTCGATTGAATGCAAAATTTAATGATTTTGCAAAAGATTATACAAGAAACGTTCAATTACAATATGAAAACTATAGTAATCGCCAATTTGATTATGAATTTGGAAACAGATACCAACCTTCCAACTCCTTACAATCACTTTACAGTTACCGCGATGTTCGTTTTGGACTCATCCGTAACTTACTCAATTGGAACTTAAGTTATACAGAAAACCGAGGAGATTTAAGTGTTGGATTCTCGATGAGTCGAACTCTCGTTTACCAAATCCAAGCAAACCAATATTTTGCGGCACAAGACACTCTTCCTGCCGTAACGATTAGAAATTCTAGTAATATTGGGTTAATTCCGGGAACAAATAGTCCTGTCTATTGGGATTTACTCTTTCAAACGAACATCAATCGAATTTATGGAGTACCCCAACAAAGAACGAATCCAACCACAGGAGTTGTGGATCCAAGAAGCCAATACCAGGATTTTGTTTTACGATCCCAAACCAATGTTATCGGAGAAACAGGATTTCGTTCTCCGATCGCCATGGGTGCTTATATGTCTTTTACTCCTTCCGTTTATATGGGAGCTACCAAACAAACAGTGGAGTATCCTGGCTCAGGAAACGAATTAAATAGCCCAGACCGCGATGTCAACAAAGCCTATGCAACTATGCTCAAACAGCAGTCGTATCAGTATGTTCGCCAAGCACATACGGTTCGGATGGGAATTCCAGAAATATTTCTATCAACGACTTATCGCCGTCTAGATGCAGATAAAGCAGAAGCAAAAGATCCAATCCTTGGAAACTTACGCCAACATGAAGCCGAATTTGCGTTAGAAAGTTACGCACTCAATGATTGGGATGTATCTATCCGCACCATTCGTGATTTACGAAACTTCTCATCCGCTTACAATCCTGGTCTTACCAATATGCAAAGATGGTATTATACTGTTGTTAGGATCGGTGGTTTTTTTGATTTTGTGGATGGGTTTACAACACGTCGACCCAGTTTGTTGGAAAGAAAACGAAATTTTTATTCTGGTGTGTTTATTAACAATGATTATGTACACCACACTCCACAAAACCGGTCACTCTCTAATAACTTAACTGTGTCTTATAAAATGGGTGGATTTTCTTGGCCCGTCATCAGAGCATTCCGTAGCCTAGAGATTGGATCTACCTGGTATCATGTTTACAAAGATAGTTACTTAGATAGTTACAGATTTTTCTTTAAAACTGATGTCAAAGTAACTCGGTATGCCGGTTTGGAACTAGAAGTTGATTCTCGCGTAACAGAACCTTGGCGACTCACGGCTCTCGCACAAGGTCAGTTTTATGCAATGAATACGAGTCCTGAGTTGTATACATCCCAAACTGGAACCAATTACGACCAAACCACCATTTGGGAAGATTTAGCTGCGGGAACAGGGGCACAAGGGCAAACAGCAAGACAAAAAACAGTCTTTAACATCAATCGGTTTATGATGACCCTTAAACTTGATTTACATAACTGGGAATACCGACTGGGGTACAGTATGAACTTAAGAGCTCTACCTGGAGGTCTCACAATGAACAACCAATTGACTTTTTATGACCAGTCAGTATACTTTTCTGTAAACTTAACCAATTTCAGTTTTGGAGATTCTGCATCTGCACAAGCCACACGTGTTCGGTTGTACAGGTTCCGCAAACGTCCTCTTGACGGAACTTCCACTGACTTAACAGAATGA